GCCGGCGTCGTTCGGGCTGGGTTGGGCCGTCGCGCCGTGGCCGCTGGTGCTCACCGCGATCGGCATCGGTGTGGTCGGCCTCTCCGCCCACACCGTCCGGGCCGCCCGGGCGCACGTCCTCGCCGCCGGGGTGGTCGGGCTGGTCGGCGCCGGGGCGTCGCTGGCCCGGCCGGCGCTCACCGCCGCCGTGCTGCTCGCCCTCTTCGTGGGCGCGGTGCTGGTGACGCTCGCCCCCCGAGTCCGGATCGCCTCGGCCACAGCGGCGGACATGCTCACCGCCTGGGCCGCCGGGGGCGCGGCGTTCGCCCTGCCGGGCGCGGTGGCCGCCTTCGTGGCCGCGCTGATCCCCGCCGGTCCGGTGCTCACCCCGGCCGCCCAGCGGGAGATCACCGTCCCGATCCTCGCGTCGAGCTTCCTGGCCGTCTGCGTGACGCTCGGTTACGCGGCGATCGTCCAGGTGTCGCAGCGGGAGATCAGTCCCCCGTTGGCGGTCGGGGCCGGGCTGGGCGCGCTGGTCGTCGCCGGAGCGGCCTTCGTCGCACCCGGCACCACCTCCGCCGACGCCTGGGTCGCCGCGCTGCTGCTGGGTGCCGCGCTGCTGCTCTTCCTCGCGCCGACCATCGACGCCCGGGGCCGGGCCGCCTTCGCCCTCGACGGCGCCGACCTCGCCGCGGCGGCGGCCACCGCCGCGCTCGTCGCCACCCTGCTACGGATCGCGGCGGTGCTCGTCCCCGGCGCGCAGCTGCTGGTCGCGGCGGCGCTGGTGCTGCTGGTCGCGGTCGCCGCCCGGACGATGCCCGACGAGTGGCGACGTGGCCCGATCCTGGGCATGGCCGTGGCCGGGGCGATCATCGGTGCGCTGGCCGGCTGGATGGCCCTGCGCGGGGGCTTCGGGGTGATCGCGGTGCCCGGACCGATCTGGGCGGGGGACCTGACCGGCTGGCCGGCCGCGCCCGTCGGCGGCGCCACCGCGCAGGCCCCGGTGGCGCTGGTCCTGCTCGGTGTCGCCGCCGCGATCCTCCTGCCCGAGCCCTGGAAGCACGACGTCTCCGGCGCGGCGGCGGTGCTGGCCACCATCGGTGCGCCTGCCGCGTTCGACCTGCCCTGGTGGTCGCCGGTGCTGGTCGGTGGCACGGTCGCCACCGTCTTCGGGATGGCCGCCGTCACGGCGACCGACCCACGGGCCGGGCTCTCCCGGGCCACCGTGGCCGCGCTGGTGGCGCTGCACGGGGTCGGTGCGGGGCTGGTCCGCCCGTGGACCACCGCGCTGGCGCTGAGCATCGTGGTGCTGGTCGGGGTGACCGTCGCCGGACTGGCCCGGATGTTCGCCGGCCGGCAGACCGAGCGGATCGAGCTGGACGGGATGCCGCCGCACCTGGTCACGATCGGTGGTCTCGGCACGGCGGCGGCCCTGCTCGCGTTCCCCGGCGTGGTCGCCGCGCTGGCCGCCGAGGCCGGGCACGGCCCCCAGGTCCTGCTCACCGGCGCGCTGGCCGCGTCCAGCATCGGCGTGGCGGCGGTGGCCGCCCTCCGGCGGCGGGTGCCGCAGTACCTGCCGTACGCGAGTTTCGGCGTGGCCGCCGGGGCCACCGTCAGCGCGCTGGGGGCGATCCTCACCGGCCTGCCCGTCGGGGTCTTCGCGGCGGCGGCGGCCCTGCTCGGTGTCCTCGCCGAACTGGTCCGGGCCGCCACCATGCCCCCGGCCACCTCGGCCCAGCCGGTCGGCCGCTGGTCGGTGCTGATCGACGGGGCACTGCGCCGGATGCCGGACCGGATCGCCGACCGCCGCTGGCGGGTCAGCCCGGCGGCCGGCGCGCTCGCCGCCGCCGCGCTGCCGATCGCGCTGGCGGTGGCCTCGATCGCACCAGCCCTGGTGGTCGCGCTGGTCGAGCCGTACGGGACGCTGTCGCGGATCTGGGACGGCCCGCCGCCGCAACTGTTCACGCCGCCGGCCGGCGCGGCCGACCCGACCCACGTGCTGACCGCCCTGCTGCTCACCGTCTGCGCGGCGCTCGCCGCGACCGCGTTCAGCGGCGGACAGTACTTCCGGGCGATCCCGGTGGTGCTGCCCGGACTCGCGGTCACCGTGCTCATCGCGCCGATCGCGCTCGGCCGGGGCTGGCCGCAGACCACCCTGGCCGCGCTGGCGGTGTTCGCCCTGGCGATGCTCGGGTTGGCGCTGACCCCACCGCCGCCCGAAGCCGAGCGGGCCAGGTCGCTGCGCTGGACCCGGGTGCTGACCTTCGGCATCGGACTCGCCGGCGGCGGGGCCGGATTGGCCGGCAGCCTGGCCACCCGGGAACTGACCGTCTTCACCCTCGCCGGGGCGGTCGCGGTCGGTACGGTCGCCGCGCTGTTCGGCAGCTCCGAGCGGGCCCGCATCCTCGGCTGGCTGTTCGCCTCGCTGATGGCCCAGTTGCTGGTGCTCACCATCGGCCTGGTCGCCGGGCTCGCCCCGATCTGGTCCGCGTTCGGGGTGCTGGCAGTCGGCGCGGCGCTCCAGGTGTTCGCCGCCCGGCTGCCCCGACTCCGCCGGCCGGAGGCGCACCGTGAGGCGGCCACCGTGGAGTGGAGCGGGTACGCCGCCGCGCTGATCGCGCTGGCCCTGGCCTTCGACTCGCCGCGCCACGTCGCCGCTCTGCTGGCCGGCTGGGGTGCGGTGCTCGGGGTGGCCGCCACCCGGCCGGGCCGCCGCCCGACCGAGCGGCGCATCCTGTTCTGGTCGGTGGTGGGCTGCGAGATCGTCGCCTGGTGGATCCTGATGCGGGTCGCCGACGTGGCGCTGCCCGAGGCGTACACGCTGCCGTTCGCGGCCCTCGCCCTGCTGGTCGGGGTGCTGGAGCTGCGGGAGCGGCCGGAGCTGAGCAGTTGGGTGGCGTACGGGCCGGCGCTGGTGGTCGCGTTCCTGCCGACCCTGGCGATCGTGCTGGCCACCGACTCCAGCATGCTCCGGCAGGTGTTCCTGCTGCTCGGTGCGGTGGCCGTCCTGGTCTGGGGTTCGATGACCCAGCAGCAGGCCCCGGTGATCGTCGGGGCGGTGGTCACCGCGTTCGCCGCGCTGCACGCGCTGTTCAGTTTCGGGCCCTGGCTGGCGCTGCTCCTGGTCGGCCTGGTGCTGCTGGCGCTCGGCGCGAGCAACGAGCGCCGCCGCCGCGCCCAGGACCGCCTCCAGGCGGCCCTCCGCAGCATGCGCTGAACCCACCGGCCCCGCTGCACTGCCGCCCCGGCCGCCCTCCGGGCTGAGGTGGTAGCAGGGGTCCCCTGTTACCGCTTTTTGAGTAGCAAGGGTCCCCTGCTACCACCTCAGACAAGAGCTGGCGGGGGTTCGGCGGGGCGGTGGGAACGGCGCTCAGGCCAGCGAGGCGCGGAGTGCGGCTTCCTTCTCGGCGACCATCTGTTCCAGGCTCGCCTGGTACGCCGTCATCCGCTCCCGGAGGATCGGATCCGCGGCGGCGAGGATACGGACGGCGAGCAGACCGGCGTTGCGCGCACCGCCGATCGACACGGTGGCCACCGGCACACCGGCCGGCATCTGCACGATGGAGAGCAGCGAATCCATCCCGTCCAGGTGCTTCAACGGCACCGGCACCCCGATCACCGGCAGCGGGGTGGCAGAGGCGACCATGCCGGGCAGGTGGGCGGCCCCACCGGCACCTGCGATGATCACCTTCAGGCCCCGGTCGGCGGCCGAGCGGGCGTACTCGATCATCTTGGTCGGGGTCCGGTGGGCGGAGACGACGCCCACCTCGTACGCCACCCCGAACTCGTCCAGCGCCTCGGCGGCGGCCCGCATGGTCGGCCAGTCCGAGTCACTACCCATGATCAGCCCGACCGTGCTCATGCTGTCCTCTCCTCCGGCTGCGTGGCTCGCGAGCTCATTCCTCGCGCTCACCGATCTGGCCCCTTGTTCACGACTGCGGGGCTCGCAAGCTCACTCCTCACGCTCACTGGGCATTCCCGTCGCGGAGCCAGCGGGCGGCTCGCGCGGCGCGCGCCCGTACGTCGTCGAGGTCGGTGCCGAGCACCGTGACGTGCCCGATCTTCCGACCCGGCCGGACCTGCTTGCCGTAGAGGTGCACCTTGGCGCCGGGCTCGGCCGCGAACAGGTGGTGCAGTCGCTCGTCGATCGGCATCCCACCCGGCTCGCCGCCAAGCACGTTCGCCATCACCACGACCGGCGCGGTGAGCGAGGTGTCTCCCATCGGGTAGTCGAGAACCGCCCGCAGGTGCTGCTCGAACTGCGAGGTCCGGGCCCCCTCGATGGTCCAGTGCCCCGAGTTGTGCGGGCGCATGGCCAGCTCGTTGACCACCAGCCCGGTCGGGGTTTCGAAGAGCTCGACCGCGAGCAGGCCGACCACACCGAGCGCGGTGGCCAGGTCGATGGCGAGCTGCTGGGCGACGACCGCCAGCTCCTCCGGCAGGTCCGGCGCGGGGGCCAACACCTCGACGCAGATGCCGTCGCGCTGCACCGTCTCCACCACCGGGTAGACGGCGACCTGCCCGAACGGCGAACGGGCCACCTGTACGGCCAGCTCGCGGCGCAGCCGTACCCGCTCCTCCACGATCAGCGACGTGCCCCCGGCGAGTAGCGTGTCCGCCAGCTCGGTCGCCTGGGCCGGGTCGTCGACCAGCCAGACGCCCCGGCCGTCGTAGCCGCCCCGAGCCGCCTTGAGGACCACCGGCCAGCCGGTCGTCGTACCGAAGTCGACCAGGTCGGCGGGGGCAGTGACCGGCCGCCAGGCGGGCACCGGCGCGCCGAGTTCGGTCAGCCGTTCCCGCATCGCGTGCTTGTCCTGGGCGTACACCAGGGCGTCGGCCGGCGGGTAGAGCTTCACCCCCTCGTCGGACAGGGCGCGGATGTGCTCGGTCGGCACGTGCTCGTGGTCGAAGGTGACCACGTCGCAGCCCTTCGCGAAGGTGCGCAGCGCCACCAGGTCGGTGTGGTCGCCGTACCGCACGTCGGCGGCGACCAGCGCCGCGCCGTCGTCGGGGGTGAGGGCGAGCACGCGCAGTGACTGGCCGAGGGCGATCGCGGCCTGGTGGGTCATCCGGGCCAACTGGCCACCGCCCACCATGCCGACAACGGGGAGACCGGTACGGGAGTCCATAGCGGCGCCCAGCCTATCCGGGCCGCCCTGGGTGCCGGCACGCACCGCCTGACCTGGGTTGCAGGGGTCCCCTGCTACGCAAAAAGCGGTAACAAGGGTCCCCTCCTACCACCCCAGCCGGGTGTGGGCTACGTGAACTGGGTGAGCAGGTCGTCGACGGTGGTGACCGGGCGTTGGCAGACGAAACCCTGACAGACGTACGCCGTGGCGCGGCCGTCGACCATCGGGCGGTCCGCGAGCAGCGGCACCCCGGGCTGGTCCGGCCGGCCGGCGACGACCACCGCCCCGGGCGGGGCGTGCCGGTACGCTGCGGCGACCAGCGGGTCCCCGGCCGGGTCGTCGGTGACCACGGCGATCTCATACGGACCGGAGAGCAGCGCCTCGCCGACGGCTGCCGCGTACCCGGTGAACCGGGCGTGCCGACCGACCAGCGGGGCGACGGTGGCCAGGGCGGCCTCGGCGGCCTCCCGGTAGCGGGTCAGCCCGGTCAACGCCGCGTAGCTGACCAGCGCCGCGACGATCGCCGAGCGGCCGGACGGGGTGGCGTTGTCGGTCGGGTCGGCCGGCCGGGTGACCAGCCGTTCGGCGTCGTCGGCGGTGTCGTAGAAGCCGCCGTCAGGCGCGGCGAACCGGGCCAGCGCGGTGTCCAGCAGCCCGCCGGCCAGGTCCAGCCAGCGTCCCTCGCCGGTGAGCTGGTGCATCGCGCAGAACGCCTCGGCCACACAGCCGTAGTCCTCCAGCACGCCAGCCGGTTCGCCGACCACGCCGTCCCGGGAGACCCGGCGCAGCCGGCCGTCGACGAGGTGCACGGTGGCGAGATGCTCGGCCGCGTCCCGCATCGCGCCGTCGGCGACGATGGTGACGCCCTCCAGCAGGTTGTCCTCCGTGTCCTCGCCGGCCGCGCCCCGGGTCTCGACCAGGCGGACGAACTCCGCGATGGCGGTGATCGCCAGGCCGTTCCAGGCCGCGACCACCTTGTCGTCGCGGGCCGGTTGGGGGCGGGTGTCCCGGGCGGCGAGCAGCCGGCGGACGACGTCCTGCCAGCGGGCCTGCACCGCCGGGTCGGCGTCGTCGACGTCCCGGGCCAGCCGCAACACGCTCGTGCCGGCTTCGAAGGTGCCGGTGGAGGTGACCCCGAACAGGTCGGCGGCGAAGCGGCCGTCCTGCTCGCCCAGCACCTCGACGAGCTGGGCCGGGGTCCAGACGTAGGTGAGTCCCTCGACGCCCTCGGTGTCCGCGTCGAGGGCGGAGGCGAAGCCCTCGCCGGGGCGGTGCAGCTCGTCGGCGATGAACCGGGCGGTGTCCCGGGCCACCCGGGCGGCCAGGGGATCCCCGGTGAGTCGCCAGAGCTGGGTGTAGACCCGCAGCAGCAGGGCGTTGTCGTAGAGCATCTTCTCGAAGTGCGGCACGGTCCAGTGGCCGTCCACCGAGTACCGGGCGAACCCGCCGGCGAGCTGGTCGTGGAGGCCACCCCGGGCCATCGCCTCGCAGGTGTGCCGGACGATCTCCAGCGCCTGCCGGGAGCCGGTGCGCTGATGGTGCCGGAGCAGCGCGAGCAGGTTCATATGCGGCGGGAACTTCGGTGCGCCGCCGAACCCGCCGTTCGTGGCGTCGTACTCGCTGGCGAGCTGGTCGGTGGCGGCGTCGAGCAGTTCGGCGGTGAGCGGGGCGGTGAGGCCGCCGACGGCCTGCGCGCCGCCGATCGCCTCGACCACCGCGGCCCCCTGCCGGAGTACGGCGTCGCGCTGCTCCCGCCAGGCGGTGCCGACCGACTCGAGCAACCGGACGAAGTTGGGCTTGGGGAAGTACGTGCCGCAGAAGAACGGGGTGCCGTCCGGGGTGGCGAAGACCGTCATTGGCCAGCCACCCTGCCCGGTCATCGCCTGGGTGGCGATCATGTAGACCGCGTCGACGTCCGGCCGCTCCTCCCGGTCCACCTTGATCGCCACGAAGCCCTCGTCGATCAGGCGACCCACGGCCTCGTCCTCGAAGGACTCGTGCGCCATGACGTGGCACCAGTGGCAGGCCGAGTAGCCGATCGAGACGAGCACCGGCACGTCGCGCCGTTTCGCCTCGGCGAACGCCTCGTCGCACCAGGGCCACCAGTCGACCGGGTTGTCGGCGTGCTGGAGGAGGTACGGACTGGTGGCTTTGGCGAGTCGATTCACCGCACGACGATAATCCGTACGGCAAGCACGGATTGCGGCAACTCGGGCTCATACCGGCGCGGGACACCCCGACATGCCGCAACTGGAGTGGATCGAGGGCGACCGGCGATGGCGCGGCGGTCAGGACGCCCCGTCGGCGCGGAGTGGGAAGACGTTCGCGGTGGCCGAGTCCAGCAGCGACCCGAGCACCGCGGAGATCTTGTCGGCGGGCATCGGCTTGAAGAAGTGGTAGCCCTGGGCGGCGGTGCAGCCCAGCTCGGCCAGGGCGATCCGCTGCTCGGCAGTCTCCACCCCCTCGGCGACGACCCGCAGCCCCAGCTCGTGGGCGAGCCCGACGGTGGTCCGGACGATCGCCGCCGCCTCCGGCGAGTCGGCCATCCGGATCACGAAGGAACGGTCCACCTTCACCTCGTCCACCGGCACCCGGGTCAGGAAGGTCAGCGAGGAGAAGCCGGTGCCGAAGTCGTCCACGGCGATCTGCACACCCAGCGCGCGGAGCGCGCCGAGGACCTCGTCGACCACCTCCAGCTCGCTCATCATCACCGTCTCGGTGATCTCCAGGACGAGCCGGCGCGGCGGGACGTCGTGCCGGCGCAGCGCCTCGGCGATCTCGGCGGGCAGGCGGGGGTCGAGCAGGCTACGCGCCGAGATGTTCACCGAGATCGGCACGTCCAGGCCGTCCCGGGCCCAGCCGGCGGCGACGGCCAGGGCCTTGTCCAGCACGTACCGGGTGAAGGCGCCGAGCTGTTCGCTGTGCTCGACCGGGCCGATGAAGTCGGCGGGGGTGAGCAGGCCACGACGCGGGTGCAGCCAGCGGACCAGCGCCTCCACCCCGGTCGGCGCGCCGGTGGCCAGGTCCACCGCCGGTTGCAGGGCGAGTTGGAGCTGGTCCTCGACGGCCAGCGCCTCGCGCAGCTCGGCCAGCAGGGTCAGTTGGTCGGTGCTGCCCGCGTCCCGCGAGTTGTCGTACGAGGCGACACTGCCGCCGCCCTTCTTCGCCTGGTACATCGCGATGTCGGCCCGGCGCAGCAGCTCGGCCAGGTCGGCGGTGCCGGCGCCGGCAACCACCACCCCGACCGACACCTCCGTCGACATCCGCACCCCGGACACCTCGGTCGGCGCGGCGAGCCGCTCCACGATCTCCCGGGCCCGGCGCAGCGCGTACGTCATTGGGGCGCTGCCGTTGTCGACCACCGGCAGGGCGGTCGTCAGCAGCGCGAACTCGTCGCCGCCGAGCCGGCCGAGCAGGTCGCCGGGGCGGACCAGGGAGCCCAGCCGGCTCGCGGTCAGTTGCAGCAGGTGGTCGCCGGCATTGTGGCCGAGTGTGTCGTTGACCTCTTTGAAGTGGTTGACGTCCAGCAGCAGCAACGCCACCGGGTGACCGTGCGAAAGCTGCCGCAACGCCTCGTCCCCCCGGGACAGCAGCGCGGCCCGGTTGACCAGTCCGGTGAGCGCGTCGTGCACCGCGTCGTACGACGACCGCTCGGCGACCCGGCGCAGTTCCCGGTGCGTCGCCGCGTCGTGCAGCGCGGCGGCCAGGGCGTCCGCGAACGCGGTGAAGGCGTCCTGTTCGGAATCGTTCGGGGCGGTCGAGCCGGCGAGGCGGATCCGCAGTTCGCCGACCCGGGTCGCGCCGACGGTGAGGGTACGGGTCAGTCCGTTCCCGGTGGCGGGTGCGGGCTCCGGCGGGGTGCACTGCCGCTGGGCCACCCGTCCCCCGACGTCCCCCCGGTACCGCCGCCAACGGCCGCCGTCCCCGACCAGGTAGACGTCGACCAACTCGGCCCGGAAGAGGGTGAGCGCGCCGGTCACGGCGGCCGTGGCCACGGCCCGCTCGTCGAGTTGGTTGAGCGTCCCGGTGGTCTCGGCGAACGTCCGCCAGGTGCGGCGTTCCTCCTCGGCCCGCAGCCGGTGCCGGTAGGTCTGCTGGAGCAGCCAGCACGGGGGCGGCAGGAGCAGCAGCCAGCGCGGATCGAGGCGGATCAGCGCGATGACCAGCAGCCCGACCACGACGTTGCCGACGAACATCAGCAGTTTGCCCCGCAGCGCCGCGAGGACCGGCGGCGCGACGGTGATCCCGTGTCGCAGGGCGAGGGCGAGCCCGCCGAGGGCGGCACCGGTCAGCAGGTACGTCGACGCGCCGGCGAGCAGGGCGAGGGCGAGGGCCGGCGTGGGCGGGGCGAGGAACGGTTGGCCGAGGGCGCTGGTGACCACGACGCCCAGGCCGGTGGCGGCGGTGACGGTGGCGACTATCCGGACGAGGTCCACGACCGGACGCCGGTCGGTCAGCGACAGCAGGCCCCAGGCGAGCGCCGTGCCGACCAGTGCCGCCGCCGGCAGCCAGCCGGCCGGTGCCAGGTACAGCGAGACGATCAGCGCGGCCTCACCCCAGGTGATGCTCACCATTCCGGCCGTGGCGCGGAAGCGCAGCCGGGCGAACTGGGCGGTACCGAACACCGCGACGGCGATGCCGAACCGGGCCAGCGGGGGCAGCGGGTCGTCCGGGGCGAGTCGGACGGGCACGGCGCAACCGGCGATCGCGGCCGTCAACGCGACCACCAGGAGCGCGCCGACGAGCAGACGTACCCGGGCCGGGGTGTCCCGGAGACCGAGCCGGTCCAGCGCGCGGTGGCCCCGGTCCGGGGTCACGGCGCCCCTCCGTCGGGCTGCTGTCCGGCCTGTCGGCGGGCAGCCGGTGCTGTGTTGGTCACTGGCGCCCCCTTCCGCGCACGGCTCGGGGGCTGACGGTCCCCCGGCGGAAGGCTAAGCCAAACCGGGGGACGACAACAGGGGGCGTTACCCCGATTCGACCCGGATCATGCCGGAAGAACGCCTTGCGATGCTGCTGGCACGCGTGCCGAGCGTTCGTCGGGTTTCTACGGCGACGTGGGGCGGTCTGTCGGATCAACGACTGCCCGCTCGGTCGTCGGGGCCTCCCGGTCGACCTTCGCGGTCTTCGTCGCCGGCCCCTGGTCAGGGAACCGGTCCGGCAGGCGGCGCAGCCGGGCGTTCATGTTGCGGATCAGCAGCACGGTGGCCGTGCCGAGAACCACGATGAGGAACAGGCCCATCGGGCCGGCCAGACCACCGGTACGGGTGTCCCCGAAGTTGTTCTGGGCCAGCACCTGCACGGCGGTCAGCATGGGTTTCCTCCGGTCTGCGGACTACGACCAGGGTATCCCCCGGCCCGGTCAGCGGGCATGGGCCCTCTCCCGGACCCCGGCGAAGAGGTCGGACTCGGGCAGCGGGCTGTCGACCAGCGACCGGGCCAGCTCGAAGTCCTCGGTCGGCCAGGCGCGCCGTTGCAGCTCCATCGGCACGTGGAACCAGAAGCCGTCCGGGTCGACCTGGGTGGCGTGGGCGCGCAGGGCGTCGTCGCGGACCGGGAAGTACTCCCCGCACTCCACGCGGGTGGTGACCCGGGGGCCCTTGTCCTCCCGGTCCTCCCAGCGCTCCAGCCACGGGCCGTACGGGGACTCCAGCCCGGCGTCGAGCATCGCCTCGTGCAGCGCGATGACCTTGCTCTTGGAGAAGCCCATGTCGTAGTAGAGCTTCAACGGCTGCCACGGGTCGCCGAGGTCCGGGTAGCGCTCCGGGTCGCCGGCCGCCTCGAAGGCCGCGATGCTGACCTTGTGACACATGATGTGGTCGGGGTGCGGGTACCCGCCGTCCTCGTCGTACGTGGTCACCACGTGCGGCTTGAACTCACGCATCAGCCGGACCAGCGCGCCGGCCGCCACCTCGACGTCCTGGAGGGCGAAGCACCCCTCCGGCAACGGCGGCAGCGGGTCGCCCTCGGGCAGCCCCGAGTCGACGAAGCCCAGCCATGCCTGCTCGACGCCGAGGATCGCCCGGGCGGCGTCCATCTCGGCCCGCCGGATCTCGCCGATGTTGTTCCAGACCTCCGGCCGGTCCAGCTTGGGGTTCAACACGCTGCCGCGTTCCCCGCCGGTACACGTCACGATCAGTACGTCCACCCCCTCGGCGACGTACTTGGCCGTGGTCGCGGCGCCCTTGCTCGACTCGTCGTCGGGATGGGCGTGGACGGCCATGAGACGCAGTTGCTCTGCCAAAGCCGTACTCCTCGTCTGTGCCCGACTCCGGAACGCTGGCCGGGCGGGATGAGCTGCCGATATCTCCATCAGCCCCGGCGAACCCGGCGGTCGACCGGTCAGCATGGGCGCTGACCTGCCAACACCGTGGTGCGGACGGGCTGAGAGGATGGACCAGGCCCATTCTTCCCGAAGCCAGTGACGACGACGCCAGGAGATACCCGCCGGTGACCGAGACGCACGCCACAACTACACCAGGTGCACCGGTATTCCCTCCCGGCCGGTACGGCCGGCGTCGGGAACCCGGCCGACGGCGCCCGTGGTTGACCCGGGTGCTGCTGGCGGTCGCGCTCGCGGTCTCCAGCCTGGCCGCGTTCCGCCTCTACCAGCAGTACGGCGACCCGACCTACGACGCCCAGGTGATCACCTACACCGACATCACCGACACCCAGGTGGTGGTCGAGTTCCGGGTCACCGTTCCGCCGGGTGGGTCGGCGGTCTGCCTGCTGCGGGCCCGCGACGTCGACGGGGTGGAGGTGTCCCGTGAGCAGGTGACGGTGACCGCCCCGGGCGACGAGCGGAGCGTCACCACCCGGCACCGGCTGGCCACCTCCGCCCGTCCCTTCATCGGCGAGGTCGTACGCTGCCGCGCGGCGGCCTGAGCCCACCCGCCCGGTCGAGTCCACCAGCCCGGATCGAGTCCGGCACCGGCATTTCCTCGTCGCCCACCCTGCTGTTGAGCTGCGGAAACACTTCTACGCAAGGGCATCGGGTGATCACCGGCGGTATTCATCACCCCGGAGTCGGGTGCGGCACTGGTAACTTGGTAGTTCACCTGTCAGCCAGCCCGCACAACCAAGGAGACCGCCTGTGTCCACCACTGGCAACGAGGCGCCCGCCACCTGGCTGTCCCAGGACGCGTACGACCGCCTGAAGGCCGAGCTCGACGAGCTGATCGCCAACCGCCCGGCGATGGCTGCGGAGATCAACGCCCGGCGCGAGGAAGGCGACCTGCGGGAGAACGGCGGCTACCACGCCGCCCGCGAAGAGCAGGGCAAGCAGGAGGGACGGATCCGCTACCTCCAGGAGTTCCTGCGCACCGCCCAGGTCGGTGAGGCGCCCAGCGCGGACATGGTCACACCCGGCATGGTCGTGACGATCTACTTCGACGACGACGCCGACGACAGCGAGACCTTCCTGCTCGGTTCGCGGGAGATCGCGTCCACCACCGACCTGACCGTCTACAGCCCGGAGTCCGCCCTCGGGCAGGCCATCCTGGGCGCGCGCGCCGGGCAGGCCGTCACCTACACCGCGCCCAGCGGCGCGGA
The nucleotide sequence above comes from Micromonospora pallida. Encoded proteins:
- the mca gene encoding mycothiol conjugate amidase Mca, with the protein product MAEQLRLMAVHAHPDDESSKGAATTAKYVAEGVDVLIVTCTGGERGSVLNPKLDRPEVWNNIGEIRRAEMDAARAILGVEQAWLGFVDSGLPEGDPLPPLPEGCFALQDVEVAAGALVRLMREFKPHVVTTYDEDGGYPHPDHIMCHKVSIAAFEAAGDPERYPDLGDPWQPLKLYYDMGFSKSKVIALHEAMLDAGLESPYGPWLERWEDREDKGPRVTTRVECGEYFPVRDDALRAHATQVDPDGFWFHVPMELQRRAWPTEDFELARSLVDSPLPESDLFAGVRERAHAR
- the greA gene encoding transcription elongation factor GreA — encoded protein: MSTTGNEAPATWLSQDAYDRLKAELDELIANRPAMAAEINARREEGDLRENGGYHAAREEQGKQEGRIRYLQEFLRTAQVGEAPSADMVTPGMVVTIYFDDDADDSETFLLGSREIASTTDLTVYSPESALGQAILGARAGQAVTYTAPSGADIKVTVVSFEPFAG
- a CDS encoding putative bifunctional diguanylate cyclase/phosphodiesterase codes for the protein MDRLGLRDTPARVRLLVGALLVVALTAAIAGCAVPVRLAPDDPLPPLARFGIAVAVFGTAQFARLRFRATAGMVSITWGEAALIVSLYLAPAGWLPAAALVGTALAWGLLSLTDRRPVVDLVRIVATVTAATGLGVVVTSALGQPFLAPPTPALALALLAGASTYLLTGAALGGLALALRHGITVAPPVLAALRGKLLMFVGNVVVGLLVIALIRLDPRWLLLLPPPCWLLQQTYRHRLRAEEERRTWRTFAETTGTLNQLDERAVATAAVTGALTLFRAELVDVYLVGDGGRWRRYRGDVGGRVAQRQCTPPEPAPATGNGLTRTLTVGATRVGELRIRLAGSTAPNDSEQDAFTAFADALAAALHDAATHRELRRVAERSSYDAVHDALTGLVNRAALLSRGDEALRQLSHGHPVALLLLDVNHFKEVNDTLGHNAGDHLLQLTASRLGSLVRPGDLLGRLGGDEFALLTTALPVVDNGSAPMTYALRRAREIVERLAAPTEVSGVRMSTEVSVGVVVAGAGTADLAELLRRADIAMYQAKKGGGSVASYDNSRDAGSTDQLTLLAELREALAVEDQLQLALQPAVDLATGAPTGVEALVRWLHPRRGLLTPADFIGPVEHSEQLGAFTRYVLDKALAVAAGWARDGLDVPISVNISARSLLDPRLPAEIAEALRRHDVPPRRLVLEITETVMMSELEVVDEVLGALRALGVQIAVDDFGTGFSSLTFLTRVPVDEVKVDRSFVIRMADSPEAAAIVRTTVGLAHELGLRVVAEGVETAEQRIALAELGCTAAQGYHFFKPMPADKISAVLGSLLDSATANVFPLRADGAS
- a CDS encoding DUF4307 domain-containing protein — its product is MTETHATTTPGAPVFPPGRYGRRREPGRRRPWLTRVLLAVALAVSSLAAFRLYQQYGDPTYDAQVITYTDITDTQVVVEFRVTVPPGGSAVCLLRARDVDGVEVSREQVTVTAPGDERSVTTRHRLATSARPFIGEVVRCRAAA